A genomic region of Leptospira mtsangambouensis contains the following coding sequences:
- a CDS encoding nucleotidyltransferase family protein, whose product MTNHWQTTILSLNSTVQDVIKNLDDSGLQIALIVSSDGTFLGTITDGDIRRGLLRGLNLTSSVDSIIFRNSLVVTPQMSRDMVLQLMQTNRIHQLPIVDEKREVVGLYLLDEILAPSLRDNIFLIMAGGRGKRLMPHTENCPKPLLNVAGKPMLEHIIERAKAEGFHRFLIAVHYLGYMIEDYFGDGTKLGVKIEYIREEEALGTAGALSLIQEVPTSPFIVTNGDVLTDIRYGEFLDFHVRHGATATMAVRLHEWQHPFGVVRTKGVEIIGFEEKPIYRSHVNAGIYTLNPEVLSYLKPKTQCDMPTLFSRVSEDDLKTIVYPMHEPWIDVGRPDDLQRVNLQEGNI is encoded by the coding sequence ATGACAAATCACTGGCAAACTACGATTCTATCTTTAAATTCTACAGTTCAAGATGTGATTAAAAACTTGGATGATAGTGGGTTGCAAATAGCACTCATTGTTTCTTCTGATGGAACGTTTTTGGGAACCATAACTGATGGAGATATTCGAAGAGGTCTTTTGCGTGGTTTGAATTTAACTAGTTCTGTTGATTCCATTATTTTTCGCAATTCGCTTGTTGTTACTCCGCAAATGAGCAGAGATATGGTTTTACAACTTATGCAAACCAATCGTATCCATCAATTACCAATAGTGGATGAGAAAAGAGAAGTTGTCGGTCTTTACTTATTAGATGAAATTTTAGCCCCTTCATTAAGAGATAATATTTTCCTCATTATGGCTGGTGGTAGGGGAAAACGACTCATGCCTCATACAGAAAATTGCCCGAAACCGCTTTTGAATGTAGCGGGCAAACCAATGTTAGAGCATATCATCGAGCGAGCAAAAGCAGAAGGTTTCCATCGATTTTTAATCGCCGTTCATTATCTTGGTTATATGATTGAAGATTATTTTGGCGATGGGACTAAGTTGGGTGTTAAAATTGAATACATTCGTGAGGAAGAAGCACTTGGCACTGCTGGGGCTCTGAGTCTAATTCAAGAGGTTCCAACCAGTCCTTTTATCGTAACGAATGGTGATGTTTTGACTGATATTCGCTATGGGGAATTTTTAGATTTTCATGTAAGACATGGTGCCACTGCAACGATGGCAGTTCGTTTGCATGAGTGGCAACATCCCTTTGGAGTCGTTAGAACCAAGGGAGTCGAAATTATAGGTTTTGAAGAAAAACCAATTTATAGAAGTCATGTTAATGCAGGCATATACACATTGAATCCAGAAGTTTTAAGTTATTTAAAACCGAAGACTCAGTGCGATATGCCGACTTTATTTTCAAGAGTATCTGAAGATGATTTAAAAACAATTGTTTATCCAATGCATGAGCCATGGATTGATGTTGGTCGGCCGGATGACTTACAAAGAGTGAATTTACAAGAGGGGAATATTTAG
- a CDS encoding CBS domain-containing protein produces MNFDVFLVTINSSIEQTLAKIETNHLGFALVKNERNQVVGLVTDGDIRRNLLDGKNLNSPISESMNLEFTWASSQSPREQLLKMLDSRIRFIPILDDNKSLVGIVTKDELPHLEERKIYARARSPVRISFGGGGSDLTHFFTNEKGAVINSTVSLYTHATLRIREDYRISLHSRDLKTSIEFSDYDELTKKETSFKLFQSIIKVARPNFGFDLFVHSDYPMNSGLGGSAVVASAILGCFNQFRKDKWDNHEIAELAFQAERLDLGIAGGWQDQYATVFGGFNFMEFAMDQNIVHPLRLSKDTLIELEQSLVLCDTATTHDSGNIHDDQRESMKQSDVNQKVQSNVELTYEMRNHLLRGRLTQFGLCLHKAWEIKRGLSSKISNQFLDTIYEGAMAHGAIGGKLLGAGGGGFFLFYVPPFVKHELLNWMESVGLNYRPFRFDSEGLQAWTVREELHKEDITVL; encoded by the coding sequence TTGAATTTTGATGTCTTTTTAGTCACAATCAATAGTTCGATTGAACAAACATTAGCAAAGATTGAGACGAATCACCTTGGTTTTGCGTTAGTAAAAAATGAAAGGAACCAAGTAGTCGGTCTTGTTACTGATGGTGATATTCGAAGAAATTTGTTAGATGGGAAAAATCTAAATTCACCTATCTCGGAAAGTATGAATCTAGAATTTACCTGGGCTTCGAGTCAGTCTCCTCGTGAGCAACTTTTGAAGATGTTGGATTCACGAATTCGTTTCATTCCAATTTTAGACGATAATAAGAGTTTGGTGGGGATTGTTACCAAAGATGAATTACCACATTTGGAAGAACGAAAAATTTACGCAAGGGCTAGATCGCCCGTTCGTATCAGCTTTGGAGGCGGTGGTTCAGACCTTACACATTTTTTTACGAATGAGAAAGGCGCCGTAATTAATTCAACAGTTTCCTTATACACTCATGCAACCTTAAGAATCAGAGAGGATTATCGAATTTCACTCCATTCTAGAGATTTGAAAACTTCGATAGAATTTTCAGATTATGATGAATTAACAAAAAAGGAAACCAGTTTCAAATTATTCCAATCAATTATCAAGGTAGCAAGACCCAATTTTGGATTCGATTTATTTGTCCATTCAGATTATCCGATGAACTCAGGCCTTGGTGGATCAGCAGTGGTAGCTTCTGCAATTCTTGGCTGTTTTAATCAATTCAGAAAAGACAAATGGGATAATCATGAAATCGCAGAGTTAGCCTTTCAAGCGGAACGTCTTGACCTAGGAATTGCCGGTGGATGGCAAGACCAGTATGCCACTGTATTCGGTGGTTTTAATTTTATGGAATTCGCGATGGATCAAAATATTGTACATCCATTACGTCTTTCGAAAGATACCTTAATCGAGTTAGAACAAAGTTTGGTTCTTTGTGATACTGCGACCACTCATGATTCTGGTAATATTCATGATGATCAGCGTGAGTCTATGAAACAATCTGATGTGAATCAAAAAGTTCAATCAAACGTGGAACTAACGTATGAAATGAGAAACCATTTGCTTAGAGGTAGGTTAACTCAGTTTGGATTGTGTTTGCATAAAGCTTGGGAAATCAAACGTGGTTTAAGTTCTAAAATTTCAAATCAATTTCTTGATACAATTTATGAAGGTGCAATGGCACATGGTGCGATTGGAGGAAAATTGCTGGGAGCAGGCGGTGGTGGGTTCTTTTTGTTTTATGTGCCACCGTTTGTTAAACATGAACTATTAAATTGGATGGAATCAGTCGGTTTAAACTATCGACCATTTCGTTTCGATTCAGAGGGGTTACAAGCCTGGACTGTTCGAGAAGAACTACATAAAGAGGATATTACTGTATTATGA
- the neuC gene encoding UDP-N-acetylglucosamine 2-epimerase — MKKKICVVTGTRAEYGLLSHLMKEIKARPEFLLQVVVTGMHLSPEFGLTFKEILKDGFEIDQKLEILISADTASSVTKSIGLGFLGFADAFEKLKPDLLIVLGDRYEILAAASSALIFNIPICHIHGGELTYGAYDDAIRHSITKMAKIHFTAAKEYRNRVIQMGEDPNFVFNVGGLGVDSILRLPVIPKEKLEEELKFSFGKKNLLVTFHPETLSAETPANQFNELLAALDQLEDTSLIFTHPNSDNGGREIILLIESFVKNHKNAKSYSSLGQVRYFSCIRYVDGVIGNSSSGLLEVPTFKKGTINIGNRQSGRLKAESIIDVSTSRNSILDGIRELYSNDFQNRLQSVVSPYGDGQSTEKMIKILEEIKFDSLLEKKFFDLPLIETI, encoded by the coding sequence ATGAAAAAGAAAATCTGTGTTGTCACTGGAACCCGTGCTGAATACGGACTTTTATCTCACTTAATGAAGGAGATAAAAGCGAGACCAGAGTTTCTTTTACAAGTTGTTGTAACTGGGATGCACTTATCCCCAGAGTTTGGATTAACCTTTAAAGAAATTTTAAAAGATGGATTTGAAATAGATCAAAAACTGGAAATTTTAATAAGTGCCGATACTGCCTCCTCAGTTACTAAATCTATTGGACTTGGATTTCTTGGATTTGCAGATGCTTTCGAAAAACTAAAGCCTGATCTTTTAATTGTGCTTGGTGATCGCTATGAAATTCTTGCCGCTGCCTCTAGTGCGCTAATTTTTAATATTCCTATATGCCATATTCATGGTGGTGAACTTACTTATGGTGCCTACGATGATGCTATACGACACTCCATAACTAAAATGGCTAAAATTCATTTTACTGCAGCCAAAGAATATCGGAATCGAGTGATTCAGATGGGTGAGGATCCTAATTTTGTTTTTAACGTAGGAGGACTGGGTGTAGATTCAATTTTAAGATTACCTGTGATTCCTAAAGAAAAACTAGAGGAAGAGTTAAAGTTTTCGTTTGGTAAAAAAAATCTACTAGTGACTTTTCATCCAGAAACTCTTTCAGCAGAAACACCAGCCAATCAATTTAACGAATTGCTTGCTGCATTGGATCAGCTAGAGGATACTAGTTTGATTTTTACACATCCAAATTCTGATAATGGCGGAAGAGAAATTATTTTGTTGATTGAATCATTTGTTAAAAATCACAAAAACGCAAAATCCTACTCTTCTTTGGGGCAGGTGCGATACTTTTCGTGTATAAGGTATGTTGATGGTGTGATCGGAAATTCTTCCAGTGGATTACTTGAAGTTCCTACTTTTAAAAAAGGAACTATCAATATTGGTAATAGACAAAGTGGGCGACTAAAGGCGGAAAGTATCATAGATGTTTCAACTTCCAGAAATTCGATATTAGATGGAATTCGGGAGTTATATTCGAATGATTTTCAAAATAGGTTACAATCCGTTGTAAGTCCTTACGGAGATGGCCAATCTACAGAAAAAATGATCAAGATACTTGAAGAAATAAAATTCGATTCATTGTTAGAAAAAAAATTCTTTGACCTTCCTTTAATAGAAACCATATGA
- the neuB gene encoding N-acetylneuraminate synthase encodes MNEKSRNKTLIIAEAGVNHNGDLKLAHELIDIASDSGVDVVKFQTFTAESLVTESAQKAEYQSASTDPNESQYSMLKKLEIPSSAHWELMDHCRLKGIEFLSTAFDLESLDFLTKLNFNRYKIPSGEITNLPYLEAIGRLGKPVILSTGMATLGEIEEAIQTLERSGLDRDFLTVLHCNTEYPTPVSDVNLLAMLSLKTAFGVSVGYSDHTSSIDISLAAVALGAVVIEKHFTIDKNLPGPDHKASLDPIELKAMVKGIRNVEQALGDGIKRPTKSEVKNIPIARKSIVAKSSIKRGEVFSELNLTTKRPGNGISPMRLEEVIGRKAKRDFQKDDLIEL; translated from the coding sequence ATGAATGAAAAATCCAGAAATAAAACTTTAATTATTGCTGAGGCAGGTGTAAACCATAACGGTGATTTAAAACTTGCGCACGAACTGATTGATATCGCCTCTGATTCTGGAGTAGATGTAGTTAAATTTCAAACATTTACAGCAGAGTCTCTTGTTACTGAATCTGCCCAAAAAGCTGAATATCAGTCTGCTTCCACCGATCCAAACGAATCGCAATATTCGATGCTAAAAAAACTTGAAATTCCTTCTTCGGCACATTGGGAATTAATGGATCATTGCCGTCTAAAGGGCATTGAATTTTTATCAACTGCCTTTGATTTGGAAAGTTTAGATTTTTTAACTAAGTTGAATTTTAATCGTTATAAAATTCCTTCAGGGGAAATTACAAATTTACCTTATTTAGAGGCGATTGGAAGGTTAGGAAAACCAGTCATTCTTTCGACTGGAATGGCAACGTTAGGTGAAATTGAGGAAGCCATTCAAACTCTGGAGCGAAGCGGTTTAGATAGAGATTTTTTGACTGTCCTACATTGTAACACTGAATACCCAACTCCTGTTTCAGATGTGAATTTATTGGCAATGCTTTCATTAAAAACTGCTTTCGGAGTTTCTGTTGGTTATTCCGATCATACATCCAGTATCGATATCTCCTTGGCAGCTGTTGCATTGGGTGCAGTTGTGATTGAAAAACATTTTACAATCGATAAAAATCTTCCAGGACCAGACCATAAGGCAAGCCTTGATCCAATAGAGTTGAAAGCTATGGTGAAGGGAATTCGGAATGTTGAGCAGGCGTTAGGAGATGGAATTAAACGACCTACTAAAAGTGAAGTAAAAAATATTCCTATCGCTAGGAAATCAATCGTAGCTAAGTCTTCTATCAAACGTGGGGAAGTTTTTTCCGAGCTCAATCTAACAACCAAAAGACCAGGAAATGGAATTTCTCCTATGCGTTTGGAAGAGGTGATTGGCAGAAAAGCAAAGCGTGACTTTCAAAAAGACGATTTAATTGAGTTATGA
- a CDS encoding sugar phosphate nucleotidyltransferase produces the protein MEIPIFILAGGRGTRLASVVNDVPKPLAPVNGKPFLLYLLENYLNQGFKKFYFLLHHKASQIIDCIETLRKTALSDCEIYYSVEPSLLGTGGSVAYTIQSLNFHGEFLIVNADTWVDAESMNLLAGSVSPAIGVIRISDVSRYGKVSIEGEIIQKFEEKMENAGEGWINAGLYKLHSDHFKGREGEFSMEKDVFPDLVLQKKLRAVSLKTEFIDIGIPDDYERFQNWIVSGREHKL, from the coding sequence ATGGAGATACCAATTTTTATTTTAGCGGGTGGACGTGGAACTAGGTTAGCCTCTGTTGTAAATGATGTGCCGAAGCCGTTGGCACCAGTCAATGGAAAACCTTTTCTTCTGTATCTATTGGAAAATTATCTAAACCAAGGATTTAAAAAATTTTACTTTTTGTTACACCATAAAGCTTCGCAAATCATTGATTGTATAGAAACGTTACGGAAAACAGCTTTGAGCGATTGCGAAATTTATTATTCAGTGGAGCCTTCCTTGTTAGGCACGGGTGGTTCTGTAGCGTATACCATACAATCTCTTAACTTTCATGGAGAGTTTTTGATTGTTAATGCAGATACCTGGGTTGATGCAGAGTCAATGAATTTGCTTGCAGGATCGGTTTCTCCGGCTATTGGAGTTATCCGAATTTCTGATGTTTCTCGATATGGCAAAGTTTCTATCGAAGGTGAAATCATTCAGAAATTTGAGGAGAAAATGGAAAATGCTGGTGAAGGTTGGATTAATGCTGGTCTTTACAAATTGCATTCGGATCATTTTAAAGGAAGAGAAGGCGAATTTTCTATGGAAAAAGATGTATTCCCTGATTTAGTTCTGCAAAAGAAATTACGAGCAGTATCATTGAAAACTGAATTTATAGACATAGGGATACCAGATGATTATGAACGATTCCAAAATTGGATTGTATCTGGCAGGGAGCATAAACTTTGA
- a CDS encoding D-glycero-alpha-D-manno-heptose-1,7-bisphosphate 7-phosphatase, whose amino-acid sequence MLAKKKALFLDRDGVINEDFDYVYRTQDFQFKPEIFELCRLANANHYLVFIITNQAGIARNYYSERDFLKLTKWMLNEFKNQNCSISRVYYCPYHPEFGNERYKRVSDFRKPNPGMILKAAKRFPIDLENSILVGDQITDVEAGFKAGIQKNFLLLNPNKKKQTPHPQTTVIKNLKELIPFLV is encoded by the coding sequence ATGTTAGCAAAAAAAAAAGCATTATTTTTGGATCGAGACGGTGTAATTAACGAAGATTTTGATTATGTTTATCGAACTCAGGATTTTCAATTCAAACCTGAAATTTTTGAACTTTGTCGGCTTGCAAATGCAAATCACTATTTAGTTTTTATTATTACCAATCAGGCTGGCATTGCTCGGAATTATTATTCAGAAAGAGATTTTTTGAAATTAACGAAATGGATGTTAAACGAATTCAAAAATCAAAATTGTAGTATTTCGAGAGTTTATTATTGTCCTTATCACCCTGAATTTGGAAACGAGAGATATAAACGCGTTTCAGACTTTAGGAAGCCGAATCCAGGGATGATCTTAAAGGCTGCAAAACGGTTTCCGATCGATTTAGAAAATTCAATTTTGGTGGGCGATCAGATTACTGATGTAGAAGCAGGTTTTAAGGCAGGTATTCAAAAAAATTTCCTATTATTAAATCCTAATAAAAAAAAGCAAACTCCTCATCCGCAAACGACAGTTATCAAAAATCTGAAAGAGTTAATTCCCTTTTTAGTATGA
- the hisF gene encoding imidazole glycerol phosphate synthase subunit HisF, whose product MRKIRLIARLDIKGTNLIKGVHLEGLRVIGSPAEYAHKYYHQGADELIYIDCVASLYGRNNLSEIVEDSAKDIFVPLTVGGGIRSVEDATRLLRSGADKVAINTAAVANPNLISDISRKFGSQCMVLSVQAKQIDVNKWEVFTDNGREKTGLDVVDWVKKAVDLGAGEILLTSIDREGTRKGYDIALVKAVTKQVSVPVIASGGMGVPEHLVDVIRDGEADAVAMADILHYGRSSIGELRETAVKAGIEVRKFVAV is encoded by the coding sequence ATGAGAAAAATTCGCCTTATTGCAAGGTTAGATATCAAAGGCACAAACTTGATTAAAGGTGTGCATTTGGAAGGGTTAAGAGTCATCGGGTCACCTGCGGAGTATGCACATAAATACTATCATCAAGGGGCCGATGAATTAATTTATATTGATTGCGTCGCAAGTTTATATGGGCGCAATAATTTGAGCGAAATTGTCGAAGACTCGGCCAAAGATATTTTTGTACCTCTAACTGTTGGAGGTGGAATTCGATCAGTTGAAGATGCGACGCGTTTACTTCGAAGTGGTGCGGATAAGGTGGCAATTAATACTGCAGCTGTAGCGAATCCTAACTTGATCTCTGATATTTCTAGAAAATTTGGAAGTCAATGTATGGTTCTATCTGTCCAAGCAAAACAAATCGATGTTAATAAATGGGAAGTTTTTACTGATAACGGAAGAGAGAAAACAGGATTGGATGTTGTCGACTGGGTAAAAAAGGCAGTCGATCTTGGTGCTGGAGAAATTCTTTTAACTTCGATTGATAGGGAAGGAACAAGAAAGGGATATGACATTGCTTTGGTTAAGGCAGTTACAAAACAAGTATCCGTTCCCGTGATTGCGAGTGGTGGAATGGGAGTCCCAGAGCATCTTGTTGATGTGATTCGAGATGGAGAAGCAGATGCCGTGGCAATGGCTGATATTTTACATTATGGCCGCTCATCAATCGGCGAGTTGAGAGAGACTGCAGTTAAAGCTGGAATTGAGGTAAGAAAATTTGTCGCAGTCTGA
- a CDS encoding cytidylyltransferase domain-containing protein, with product MRILSLIPARGGSKRLPGKNIKLLGGKPLIAWSIDVAKEIPEICDILVSTDSQEIAESAKNYGGYVPWLRPENLSTDTSSSADMAIHALQWYEDTHGKVDGLLLLQPTSPFRKINTIQFGIDLFKKTKNAVVGVSKTHTHPSWSFKIENDILVPFLDGSGTRKRSQDLEDAYNVNGSFYLTSPSNLISSLSFFEPKVTPLVIDNEFESVDIDTLLDFQFAEFLLSKNMIH from the coding sequence ATGAGAATTCTAAGTCTTATTCCTGCGAGAGGAGGTTCCAAAAGATTACCAGGGAAAAATATAAAACTTCTTGGTGGGAAACCTTTGATCGCCTGGAGTATTGATGTTGCAAAAGAAATTCCTGAGATTTGTGATATACTCGTTTCCACTGACTCTCAGGAAATAGCAGAATCTGCAAAGAATTACGGAGGATATGTTCCTTGGTTGCGACCAGAGAATTTATCAACTGATACTTCTTCCTCTGCAGATATGGCAATTCATGCATTGCAATGGTATGAAGATACCCATGGAAAAGTAGATGGGCTGTTATTGTTGCAACCTACCTCTCCTTTCCGCAAAATAAATACGATTCAGTTTGGCATTGATTTATTCAAAAAAACAAAAAATGCCGTTGTAGGTGTGTCCAAAACGCATACTCATCCAAGTTGGTCTTTTAAAATTGAAAATGATATTTTAGTTCCTTTTTTAGATGGGAGTGGAACCAGAAAAAGATCTCAAGATTTGGAAGATGCTTATAATGTTAATGGATCCTTTTATTTAACATCACCTTCAAATTTAATTTCTTCATTATCATTCTTTGAACCTAAAGTTACTCCGCTAGTTATCGATAACGAGTTTGAATCTGTTGATATAGACACGTTGTTGGATTTTCAATTTGCAGAGTTTTTACTTTCAAAAAATATGATTCACTAA
- the hisH gene encoding imidazole glycerol phosphate synthase subunit HisH translates to MSQSDVLIIDYGVGNLLSVQRGFEYCGAKVEISADPNQILKASHVILPGVGAFANAMDALNQRNLVEVIHEVVKKGNPLLAICLGMQMLLDESEEFGITKGLGLIPGRVVPIPSSTIQGQAQKIPHIGWSELHPSNATNEWKVPILDKLNDGDSVYFVHSFMALPDNDEDRLADTFYGGNRISAVIGRGNVFGCQFHPEKSGSVGLSILSQFIKL, encoded by the coding sequence TTGTCGCAGTCTGATGTTTTGATTATTGATTACGGTGTAGGAAATTTACTCAGTGTTCAAAGAGGTTTTGAATATTGTGGAGCAAAAGTAGAAATATCAGCAGATCCAAATCAAATTTTAAAAGCTTCACACGTTATTTTACCAGGTGTTGGTGCTTTTGCCAATGCAATGGATGCCCTCAACCAAAGAAATTTGGTGGAAGTGATTCATGAAGTAGTTAAAAAAGGAAATCCTTTATTAGCAATCTGTTTGGGAATGCAGATGTTATTAGATGAAAGTGAAGAGTTTGGAATTACTAAGGGGTTGGGATTAATCCCTGGCCGAGTGGTTCCTATCCCTTCATCTACGATTCAAGGTCAGGCACAAAAAATTCCACATATTGGTTGGAGTGAATTACATCCATCTAATGCGACTAATGAATGGAAAGTACCCATTTTAGATAAACTAAACGATGGAGATTCTGTATATTTTGTTCATTCGTTTATGGCTTTACCGGACAACGATGAGGATCGACTTGCAGATACTTTTTATGGTGGGAATCGGATATCAGCTGTTATAGGTAGAGGAAATGTTTTTGGATGCCAATTTCATCCAGAAAAAAGTGGTTCCGTTGGACTAAGTATACTCAGCCAGTTTATAAAGTTATGA
- a CDS encoding N-acetyl sugar amidotransferase, with amino-acid sequence MEKRDLIKLYNLPAEVKFCKKCTVSNQRPRITFDEHGVCSACNFAEYKRTQIDWKQREQELVELCNRFRKNNGEYDVIVPCSGGKDGGFVAHQLKYKYGMNPLTVTWAPLKATEIGRKNLDAFIASGFDNILGTPNGKVTRQLTHLSFKFLGDPFQPFIYGQTNFPMHMAIKYNVSLIMYGENGEVEYGGDMKNAFRPNRDIQDHDKHYFSGLPPEFWTEHGVSANDLKPFMAPKYEDILKNKTEIHFLGYYKFWDPQENFYYCQENTGFTPNSERSEGTYSKYASLDDRIDGYHYYLAYIKFGIGRTTSDSAHEIRDHKITREEGAALVKRYDGEFPRKHYQEFLEYCSITDEEFTAVIDSWRSDHLWQKKGDEWELKYKVWES; translated from the coding sequence ATGGAAAAAAGAGATTTAATTAAATTATACAATCTTCCTGCAGAGGTTAAGTTTTGTAAGAAATGTACTGTATCGAATCAAAGACCACGAATCACTTTTGATGAACATGGTGTTTGTTCTGCATGTAACTTTGCAGAATATAAAAGAACACAAATCGATTGGAAACAAAGAGAACAAGAGTTGGTTGAACTTTGCAATCGGTTTCGAAAAAACAATGGTGAATATGATGTGATCGTTCCATGTAGTGGTGGGAAGGACGGTGGTTTCGTTGCTCATCAGTTAAAATACAAATATGGGATGAATCCTCTCACTGTCACTTGGGCACCTTTGAAAGCTACGGAAATTGGAAGGAAAAATTTAGATGCATTCATTGCATCAGGATTTGATAATATTTTAGGCACACCAAACGGTAAAGTTACGCGACAACTAACACACCTTTCCTTTAAATTTTTGGGTGATCCATTCCAACCTTTTATTTACGGACAAACTAATTTTCCGATGCATATGGCGATTAAATACAATGTTTCGTTAATTATGTATGGAGAAAATGGTGAAGTTGAATATGGCGGCGATATGAAGAATGCTTTTCGACCCAATCGAGACATTCAAGATCACGATAAACATTATTTCTCTGGATTACCACCTGAATTTTGGACAGAGCACGGAGTCAGTGCAAATGATTTGAAACCGTTTATGGCTCCTAAGTATGAGGATATTCTAAAAAATAAAACAGAAATTCATTTCCTAGGTTATTATAAATTTTGGGATCCACAGGAAAATTTTTACTACTGTCAGGAAAACACTGGTTTTACACCTAACTCGGAACGTTCGGAAGGAACTTATTCTAAATATGCGAGTTTAGACGATCGAATCGATGGGTATCATTATTATTTAGCCTATATTAAATTTGGAATAGGGCGAACAACATCTGATTCAGCACATGAAATTCGAGACCATAAAATAACTAGAGAAGAAGGTGCTGCTTTAGTTAAACGTTATGATGGTGAATTCCCAAGAAAACATTACCAAGAATTTTTAGAATATTGTTCTATTACTGATGAAGAATTTACGGCTGTTATTGATAGCTGGCGTTCTGACCATTTGTGGCAAAAAAAAGGTGATGAGTGGGAATTGAAATATAAGGTCTGGGAATCTTAA
- a CDS encoding acetyltransferase, translating to MSQEPLLLIGAGGHTKSCIEVIEAENRYKIVGLIGSDSEKGKDILGYKVIGSDNDLNELRTITKNILITIGQIKTFEPRKRIFLSMKELGFHLVSVVSPFARVARTVEIGAGTVVFHNVVLNSDVKIGENCIINTGAILEHDVTIGNHSHVSTGCLLNGGVSVGDCSFIGSGTVVKENLTIGSQVIVGMSSKVLKNISDAVVFV from the coding sequence TTGAGTCAAGAGCCATTATTGTTAATTGGTGCAGGCGGTCATACAAAGTCTTGTATCGAAGTCATTGAGGCTGAAAATCGTTATAAAATTGTAGGATTGATCGGTTCCGATTCCGAAAAGGGTAAAGACATCCTCGGATATAAAGTCATTGGTTCTGATAATGATCTGAATGAACTCAGAACAATCACAAAAAATATATTAATTACAATTGGACAGATTAAAACTTTCGAACCTAGGAAACGTATATTCCTTTCAATGAAGGAACTTGGGTTTCATTTGGTTTCTGTTGTTTCCCCATTTGCCCGGGTGGCAAGAACTGTAGAGATCGGAGCGGGAACTGTTGTTTTTCATAATGTTGTATTGAATAGCGATGTTAAAATTGGAGAGAATTGTATTATCAATACCGGTGCAATTTTGGAACATGATGTTACAATAGGGAACCATTCACATGTCTCAACTGGTTGCCTTTTAAACGGCGGAGTGAGTGTTGGCGATTGCAGTTTTATTGGTAGCGGAACAGTTGTTAAAGAGAATCTTACTATTGGATCTCAGGTGATTGTGGGGATGTCCTCAAAAGTTTTAAAAAACATTTCTGATGCAGTTGTATTTGTATGA